A window of the Corallococcus soli genome harbors these coding sequences:
- a CDS encoding PaaI family thioesterase, with product MDDLQEFARQVFASQPFSQFLGAQLASCGPGTAELRLPVVDQLKQQHGFVHGGVLSYLADNAITFAGGLALGGNALTSEYKINYVRPAQGTLLIARAQAKSAGKRQAVCQCEIFAVQDGEEKLCAVALGTVVAA from the coding sequence GTGGACGACCTCCAGGAGTTCGCGCGCCAGGTATTCGCCTCCCAGCCCTTCAGCCAGTTCCTGGGCGCTCAGCTCGCGAGCTGCGGGCCTGGGACCGCGGAGCTGCGGCTGCCCGTTGTCGATCAGCTGAAGCAGCAGCACGGCTTCGTCCACGGGGGCGTGCTCAGCTACCTCGCGGACAATGCCATCACGTTCGCTGGCGGGCTGGCGCTGGGAGGAAACGCGCTGACGTCCGAATACAAGATCAACTATGTGAGGCCGGCACAGGGAACGCTGCTCATCGCGCGGGCGCAGGCGAAGAGTGCGGGAAAACGCCAGGCTGTCTGCCAATGCGAGATCTTCGCGGTGCAGGACGGCGAGGAGAAGCTGTGCGCGGTGGCCCTGGGGACGGTCGTGGCCGCGTGA
- a CDS encoding efflux RND transporter permease subunit gives MLTQTIDWSLKHRGVVLAATLALVVSGVLAFRELPIDALPDTTPTQVQVNVVAPALTPVEVERQLTIPIEQGLAGLPGLEELRSVSRFGLGQVTLQFKEGTDVWFARQVISERLGALELPAGVARPTLGPVATGLGEVFHYLVKSRTRSLEELGALHDWVIAPQLRSVSGVAEVNTWGGAERQWHVIVDPRRLQQFDLTLGDVYRALEANNANVGGGVMEQGGAASLVLGVGVLEDGKQVGEVVIAARQGVPVLVRDVARVEVGREIRRGATTADGQGEVLLGLGFMLMGENSHTVTRALAQRLEEVKKGLPRDVTVEPVYERTELVDLVIRGVEKNLFEGALLVIAILFLFLGNVRAGLIVAAAIPLSMLFAFNGMLRFGIAGTLMSLGAIDFGLVVDSSVILVENAEKRLAEAKGGRSVLEVVRDAAVEVRKPTLFGELIIMVVYLPILTLEGVEGRLFRPMALTVILALLGSALLSMTLMPVLASFVLRKGAARGEPWLVRVLKRGYRPLLDRALGHPRVVLGGAVVLVLGAGLGATQLGREFVPRLSEGTIVINTVRLAEVSLSESVRYGTQLEKVLLAKFPHEVKRVWTRTGSPEVATETMGIELSDVFITLTPREAWTRAATQDALVAEMKAELADMPGMRMAFLQPIEMRVNEMVAGVRSDVGIKLFGDDLDVLKAKAKELEALVRAIPGATDVTVEQVTGQPVLEVVVDRAAIARHGIPARDVLDVVEAVGTRKAGEVREGERRFDLAVRLSEDYRERPAKLATVLVAAPDGSRIPLGRLTTIREVSGPTSLQREWGKRRIVVQANVRGRDLGGFVAEVRRTLEGKVELPPGYFLRYGGQFEHLERAQARLLVVVPVALALILGLLYVTYRRVLDVLRIFAGVPFALVGGVLALLVRGLPFSISAAVGFIALSGVSVLGDMVLVSRVRQLLGRGRPLQEALREAALSRLRPVLMTSSVAAIGFLPMALNTGVGAEVQRPLATVVIGGILSSTLLTLVVLPVLYSILGAGSEVPREGGPKGQEDEEDGGLEADEEVKPVAV, from the coding sequence ATGCTGACGCAGACCATCGACTGGTCCCTCAAGCACCGCGGGGTCGTCCTCGCGGCCACGCTCGCGCTCGTCGTCTCGGGCGTGCTCGCCTTCCGCGAGCTGCCCATCGACGCGCTCCCCGACACCACGCCCACCCAGGTCCAGGTGAACGTGGTCGCGCCCGCGCTCACGCCCGTGGAGGTGGAGCGGCAGCTGACCATTCCCATCGAGCAGGGTCTCGCGGGCCTGCCGGGACTGGAGGAGCTGCGCTCGGTCTCCAGGTTCGGCCTTGGACAGGTGACGCTGCAATTCAAGGAGGGCACCGACGTCTGGTTCGCCCGGCAGGTCATCAGCGAGCGGTTGGGCGCGCTGGAGCTGCCCGCCGGGGTGGCGAGGCCGACGCTGGGCCCCGTCGCCACGGGGTTGGGGGAGGTCTTCCACTACCTGGTGAAGAGCAGGACGCGGAGCCTGGAGGAGCTGGGGGCGCTTCATGACTGGGTCATCGCGCCCCAGCTGCGGAGCGTGTCGGGTGTCGCGGAGGTCAACACCTGGGGCGGTGCCGAGCGGCAGTGGCACGTCATCGTCGACCCGAGGCGCCTGCAGCAGTTCGACCTGACGCTCGGCGACGTCTACCGCGCCCTGGAGGCGAACAACGCGAACGTGGGCGGCGGGGTGATGGAGCAGGGCGGCGCCGCGAGCCTCGTGCTGGGCGTGGGCGTCCTGGAGGACGGCAAGCAGGTGGGCGAGGTCGTCATCGCCGCCCGGCAGGGCGTTCCGGTGCTCGTGCGGGACGTGGCGCGGGTGGAGGTGGGGCGCGAAATCCGGCGCGGCGCGACCACCGCGGATGGCCAGGGGGAGGTGCTGCTGGGCCTGGGCTTCATGCTGATGGGAGAGAACTCCCACACCGTGACCAGGGCCCTGGCCCAGCGCCTGGAGGAGGTGAAGAAGGGCCTCCCCCGGGACGTGACGGTGGAGCCCGTCTACGAGCGGACCGAACTCGTGGACCTGGTGATCCGCGGCGTGGAGAAGAACCTCTTCGAGGGCGCGCTCCTGGTCATCGCGATTCTCTTCCTCTTCCTGGGCAACGTGCGGGCCGGGCTCATCGTCGCGGCGGCCATTCCCCTGTCCATGCTCTTCGCGTTCAACGGGATGCTGCGCTTTGGCATCGCGGGCACGCTGATGAGCCTGGGCGCCATCGACTTCGGCCTCGTCGTCGACTCCTCCGTCATCCTGGTGGAGAACGCGGAGAAGCGACTGGCGGAGGCCAAGGGCGGACGCAGCGTCCTGGAGGTGGTGCGGGATGCGGCCGTGGAGGTGCGGAAGCCCACGCTCTTCGGCGAGCTCATCATCATGGTGGTGTACCTGCCCATCCTCACGCTGGAGGGGGTGGAGGGGAGGCTGTTCCGGCCCATGGCGCTGACCGTCATCCTGGCCCTGCTGGGCAGCGCCCTGCTCTCCATGACGCTGATGCCGGTGCTGGCGTCCTTCGTGTTGCGCAAGGGGGCCGCGCGCGGCGAGCCCTGGCTGGTCCGCGTGCTCAAGCGGGGCTACCGGCCGCTGCTGGACCGGGCCCTCGGGCATCCCCGGGTCGTGCTCGGTGGCGCGGTGGTGCTGGTGCTGGGGGCGGGGCTTGGGGCCACGCAGCTGGGACGCGAGTTCGTCCCCCGGCTGTCGGAGGGCACCATCGTCATCAACACCGTGCGGCTGGCGGAGGTGTCGCTGTCGGAGTCGGTCCGCTACGGAACGCAGCTGGAGAAGGTGCTGCTCGCGAAGTTCCCCCACGAGGTGAAGCGCGTGTGGACGCGCACGGGCTCACCCGAGGTGGCCACGGAGACGATGGGCATCGAACTCTCCGACGTCTTCATCACCCTGACGCCCCGCGAGGCGTGGACGCGGGCGGCGACGCAGGACGCGCTCGTCGCGGAGATGAAGGCGGAGCTCGCCGACATGCCCGGCATGCGCATGGCGTTCCTCCAGCCCATCGAGATGCGCGTCAACGAGATGGTGGCCGGGGTGCGCAGCGACGTGGGCATCAAGCTGTTCGGCGACGACCTGGACGTGCTCAAGGCCAAGGCGAAGGAGCTGGAGGCGCTGGTGCGGGCCATTCCAGGGGCGACCGACGTCACCGTGGAGCAGGTCACGGGGCAGCCCGTCCTGGAGGTGGTGGTGGACCGCGCGGCCATTGCCCGCCATGGCATCCCCGCGCGCGACGTCCTGGACGTCGTGGAGGCGGTGGGCACCCGGAAGGCCGGGGAGGTGCGGGAAGGGGAGCGGCGGTTCGACCTGGCCGTGCGCCTCTCGGAGGACTACCGGGAGCGGCCCGCGAAGCTCGCGACGGTGCTGGTCGCGGCGCCGGATGGGTCGCGGATCCCCCTGGGGCGCCTGACGACGATTCGCGAGGTGTCCGGTCCCACCAGCCTCCAGCGCGAGTGGGGCAAGCGGCGCATCGTGGTGCAGGCCAACGTGCGCGGGAGGGACCTGGGCGGCTTCGTCGCCGAGGTGCGCCGCACGCTGGAGGGGAAGGTGGAGCTTCCTCCCGGCTACTTCCTCCGGTATGGCGGGCAGTTCGAGCACCTGGAGCGCGCCCAAGCACGCCTGCTCGTCGTGGTGCCGGTGGCGCTCGCGCTCATCCTCGGGCTGCTCTACGTCACCTACCGCCGCGTGTTGGACGTGTTGCGCATCTTCGCGGGGGTTCCCTTCGCGCTGGTGGGTGGGGTGCTGGCCCTGCTGGTGCGCGGCCTCCCGTTCTCCATCTCCGCCGCGGTGGGCTTCATCGCGCTGTCGGGCGTGTCCGTGCTGGGAGACATGGTGCTGGTGTCCCGGGTGCGCCAGCTGCTCGGCCGGGGGCGTCCCTTGCAGGAGGCCCTCCGCGAGGCGGCGCTCTCCCGCCTGCGGCCCGTGCTGATGACGTCCTCGGTGGCCGCCATCGGCTTCCTGCCCATGGCGCTCAACACGGGGGTGGGGGCGGAGGTGCAACGGCCCCTGGCCACGGTGGTGATTGGCGGAATCCTGTCGTCCACCTTGCTGACGCTCGTGGTGCTGCCCGTCCTGTACTCCATCCTGGGCGCTGGCTCGGAGGTCCCCCGTGAAGGCGGACCCAAGGGGCAGGAGGACGAGGAAGACGGTGGGCTCGAAGCCGACGAGGAGGTGAAGCCGGTCGCGGTGTGA
- the dbpA gene encoding ATP-dependent RNA helicase DbpA, translating to MDFSALALSPPLLQVLEELEFRTATPIQAQTIPVLLQGKDLVGQARTGSGKTAAFALPILQKVKLTQDRRLQALVLCPTRELCAQVAGEIRRLARRMPGVQVLPLAGGSPIKPQVEALEKGVHIGVGTPGRILDLLDREVLDLRHLATVVLDEADRMLDMGFREDMERVLGATPTKRQTVLFSATFPDDIEKLSRAFQKDPVRVSLAQEEAAPDIQQVAYACQPEEKVGMLLRILKQHQPASAIVFCNFKAVVVELTRELVKAGVSADGLQGDLEQFDRDRVMAKFRNHSTRVLVATDVAGRGIDVEALDAVVNYEMPQQPEAYVHRIGRTGRAGLRGLAISLVTRSDSRKVEDIEATTGVKLEKGDVDALVPEHMPGVSLISNWETLSISAGRKDKMRPGDILGALTGEAGGLAATDVGKIEIHDHHAFVAVSKRVVKVAFQRLSEGRIKGRKQRIERVK from the coding sequence ATGGACTTCTCCGCGCTCGCGCTGTCGCCCCCGCTGCTCCAGGTGCTGGAGGAGCTGGAGTTCCGCACCGCCACCCCCATCCAGGCGCAGACCATCCCGGTGTTGCTCCAGGGCAAGGACCTGGTGGGCCAGGCGCGCACGGGCAGCGGGAAGACGGCGGCGTTCGCGCTGCCCATCCTCCAGAAGGTGAAGCTGACGCAGGACCGGCGGCTCCAGGCGCTGGTGCTCTGCCCGACGCGCGAGCTGTGCGCGCAGGTGGCCGGGGAGATCCGTCGGCTGGCGCGGCGGATGCCCGGCGTGCAGGTGCTGCCGTTGGCGGGCGGGTCGCCCATCAAGCCCCAGGTGGAGGCGCTGGAGAAGGGTGTGCACATCGGGGTGGGGACGCCCGGGCGCATCCTGGACCTGCTGGACCGCGAGGTGCTGGACCTGCGGCACCTGGCGACGGTGGTGCTGGATGAGGCGGACCGGATGCTGGACATGGGCTTCCGCGAGGACATGGAGCGCGTGCTCGGCGCGACGCCCACGAAGCGCCAGACGGTGCTGTTCTCCGCGACGTTCCCGGACGACATCGAGAAGCTGAGCCGCGCGTTCCAGAAGGACCCCGTGCGGGTGTCGCTGGCGCAGGAGGAGGCGGCGCCGGACATCCAGCAGGTGGCCTACGCGTGCCAGCCGGAGGAGAAGGTGGGGATGCTGCTGCGCATCCTGAAGCAGCACCAGCCGGCGTCCGCCATCGTGTTCTGCAACTTCAAGGCGGTGGTGGTGGAGCTGACGCGCGAGCTGGTGAAGGCGGGCGTGAGCGCGGACGGGCTGCAGGGGGACCTGGAGCAGTTCGACCGGGACCGGGTGATGGCGAAGTTCCGCAATCACAGCACGCGCGTGCTGGTGGCCACGGACGTGGCGGGCCGGGGCATCGACGTGGAGGCGCTGGACGCGGTGGTGAACTACGAAATGCCCCAGCAGCCGGAGGCGTACGTGCACCGCATCGGCCGCACGGGCCGCGCGGGCCTGCGCGGCCTGGCCATCTCGCTGGTGACGCGCTCGGACAGCCGGAAGGTGGAGGACATCGAGGCCACCACGGGCGTGAAGCTGGAGAAGGGTGACGTGGACGCGCTGGTGCCGGAGCACATGCCGGGCGTGTCGCTCATCTCCAACTGGGAGACGCTGTCCATCTCCGCCGGGCGCAAGGACAAGATGCGGCCGGGCGACATCCTGGGCGCGCTCACCGGGGAGGCAGGCGGGCTGGCCGCGACGGACGTGGGCAAGATTGAGATCCACGACCACCACGCCTTCGTCGCTGTCTCCAAGCGCGTGGTGAAGGTCGCCTTCCAGCGTTTGAGCGAAGGCCGCATCAAGGGCCGCAAGCAGCGGATTGAGCGGGTGAAGTAG
- a CDS encoding APC family permease: protein MPTLPAGGEPRRTVGPFQLLALGVNGIVGVGIFFAPAEVAAQAPGMGAVWAFAVTGLALVPVALAFAVLGRRFDADGGPVVFARAAFGERASFLVGWVAYVSAFLSASAVNAGLARALAPSLGLAGPVGERLLASALVTALAALVATGMRVSARTWTALTVLKLVPLVALLGAFFFLPSAAELPAPLPATGGSWLKAGLAVMFAFQGFEIVPVIAGQVRSPERTVPLATVGSLLVAMLLYVGLTWACVAALPGLAQATAPLVQAAGVWGGPGLERFVNAGTSVSALGICLGMLVTTPRYLSTLASGERSLFGLERMTTSGVPMRALFVTWVLVMVFVNLGDLSELFALSAIAVLMQFGVTAAALAVLSLRRERNLKPAHALLAVPTLALGLTLVAFGASAREAAVASLAVLAGLALMRLSRPRVPAPGPQA from the coding sequence GTGCCCACCCTCCCCGCTGGCGGCGAACCCAGACGCACCGTCGGTCCCTTCCAGTTGCTGGCCCTGGGCGTCAACGGCATCGTGGGCGTCGGCATCTTCTTCGCGCCCGCGGAGGTCGCGGCGCAGGCCCCCGGCATGGGCGCGGTGTGGGCCTTCGCGGTGACGGGCCTGGCGCTGGTGCCGGTGGCGCTCGCGTTCGCGGTGCTCGGCAGGAGGTTCGACGCGGACGGTGGGCCCGTCGTCTTCGCACGCGCGGCGTTCGGCGAGCGGGCGTCCTTCCTCGTCGGCTGGGTGGCCTACGTCAGCGCCTTCCTGAGCGCGTCCGCGGTGAACGCGGGGCTGGCGCGGGCGCTGGCGCCGTCGCTGGGGCTGGCGGGGCCGGTGGGCGAGCGCCTCCTGGCCTCCGCGCTGGTGACGGCGCTCGCGGCGCTGGTGGCCACCGGCATGCGCGTGTCCGCGAGGACGTGGACGGCGCTCACGGTGCTCAAGCTGGTGCCCCTGGTGGCGCTGCTGGGGGCCTTCTTCTTCCTGCCCTCCGCCGCGGAGCTGCCGGCGCCGCTGCCCGCCACGGGAGGATCGTGGCTGAAGGCGGGGCTCGCGGTGATGTTCGCCTTCCAGGGGTTCGAAATCGTGCCGGTCATCGCCGGGCAGGTGCGCTCGCCGGAGCGCACGGTGCCGCTGGCCACGGTGGGTTCGCTGCTGGTGGCGATGCTGCTGTACGTGGGGCTGACGTGGGCGTGCGTGGCGGCGCTGCCGGGCCTGGCGCAGGCGACCGCGCCGCTGGTGCAGGCGGCGGGCGTCTGGGGAGGCCCGGGGCTGGAGCGCTTCGTGAACGCGGGCACCAGCGTGTCCGCGCTGGGCATCTGCCTGGGGATGCTGGTGACGACGCCGCGCTACCTGTCCACGCTGGCCTCCGGTGAGCGGTCGCTGTTCGGCCTGGAGCGGATGACGACGTCGGGCGTGCCCATGCGGGCGCTCTTCGTGACATGGGTGCTGGTGATGGTGTTCGTGAACCTGGGCGACCTGTCGGAGCTCTTCGCCCTGTCGGCCATCGCGGTGCTGATGCAGTTCGGTGTCACGGCCGCCGCGCTCGCGGTGTTGTCGCTGCGGCGCGAGCGGAACCTGAAGCCCGCGCACGCGCTGCTCGCGGTGCCCACGCTGGCGCTGGGGCTGACGCTGGTGGCCTTTGGCGCGAGCGCGCGCGAGGCGGCGGTCGCTTCGCTGGCGGTGCTCGCGGGGCTCGCGCTCATGCGGCTGTCGCGGCCGAGGGTCCCGGCGCCCGGCCCCCAGGCCTGA
- a CDS encoding FmdE family protein — protein MSVRRHSLLLATLCLTLGCAGSRPAGPTPAPAEPGALERVALVHGGAGPWAVAGYRMGDFALQQLGLPRGSFKLEVVHHSPALVQYTCVADGAAAATGASLGKLNLSLVTTPSPEAVATTFRNRATGQSLTLRPSASFVQRFKDVPREKLGETGRTVLTLPDAEVFETVAPAP, from the coding sequence GTGTCCGTGCGTCGTCACTCGCTGCTCCTCGCCACGCTGTGCCTCACGCTGGGGTGCGCGGGTTCGCGTCCCGCCGGGCCCACGCCCGCGCCCGCCGAGCCCGGAGCGCTGGAGCGGGTGGCCCTGGTGCACGGTGGCGCGGGACCTTGGGCGGTGGCGGGCTATCGCATGGGCGACTTCGCGCTCCAGCAGCTGGGCCTGCCCCGTGGCAGCTTCAAGCTGGAGGTCGTCCACCACAGCCCGGCGCTGGTGCAATACACCTGCGTCGCGGACGGCGCGGCGGCGGCCACCGGCGCGAGCCTGGGCAAGCTCAACCTGTCGCTGGTGACGACGCCCTCGCCGGAGGCCGTGGCGACGACGTTCCGCAACCGCGCCACGGGCCAATCCCTGACGCTGCGTCCGTCCGCGAGCTTCGTGCAGCGCTTCAAGGACGTGCCCCGCGAGAAGCTGGGCGAGACGGGCCGCACGGTCCTGACGCTGCCGGACGCGGAGGTCTTCGAGACCGTCGCGCCGGCGCCCTGA
- a CDS encoding abortive infection system antitoxin AbiGi family protein: MSDFVVHFTKPGPPYHDAYQNMMSILGARTLIPGAEGFGIARREAKVADRSRSVCFSEIPIDQLGRLVQRRSLYGIAFRKSFILSQGGGPVWYVQYGSPAHLALKHQLDQALSAKEPHKEPVWAVTPFVDIQGDAHNAPYNYRFDWEREWRVPGLLRFTEYDVAALFLPEEVHTLAQDFFAWAVRERAGPGYFCPVLDPGWKEAQIAEALAKHAQGTPATRAERKSAPA, encoded by the coding sequence ATGTCCGACTTCGTGGTGCACTTCACGAAGCCCGGGCCCCCGTACCACGACGCCTACCAGAACATGATGAGCATCCTGGGAGCGCGCACGCTCATCCCGGGCGCGGAGGGTTTCGGCATCGCGCGGCGGGAGGCGAAGGTGGCGGACCGGAGCCGCTCGGTATGCTTCAGCGAGATCCCCATCGACCAGCTGGGGCGGCTGGTGCAGCGCCGGAGCCTGTACGGCATCGCCTTCCGCAAGAGCTTCATCCTGTCGCAGGGAGGAGGCCCCGTCTGGTACGTGCAGTACGGCTCCCCGGCGCACCTGGCGCTGAAGCACCAGCTGGACCAGGCGCTGTCCGCGAAGGAGCCGCACAAGGAGCCGGTGTGGGCGGTGACGCCCTTCGTGGACATCCAGGGGGACGCGCACAACGCGCCCTACAACTACCGCTTCGACTGGGAGCGGGAGTGGCGCGTGCCGGGCCTGCTGCGCTTCACGGAGTACGACGTCGCGGCGCTCTTCCTGCCGGAAGAGGTGCACACCCTGGCCCAGGACTTCTTCGCCTGGGCGGTGCGGGAGCGCGCGGGGCCCGGCTACTTCTGCCCGGTGTTGGACCCCGGCTGGAAGGAGGCGCAGATCGCCGAAGCGCTGGCGAAGCACGCGCAAGGCACACCCGCGACACGGGCCGAGCGCAAGAGCGCGCCGGCATAG
- a CDS encoding DUF1304 domain-containing protein codes for MSPLAQVFAVIAALIHVLFFVMESVLFSRPKVWRRFGLKSQSDADVAKPIMLNQGFYNLFLALGVLVGVVLVHTPAAVSGVAAVVFGCACMLLAALVLVSSNRKFLKASVVQGLLPLLAIVLVAS; via the coding sequence ATGTCGCCACTGGCACAGGTCTTCGCGGTCATCGCAGCGCTCATCCACGTCCTGTTCTTCGTGATGGAGAGCGTCCTCTTCTCGCGGCCAAAGGTGTGGAGGCGCTTCGGGCTGAAGTCGCAGTCGGACGCGGACGTGGCGAAGCCCATCATGCTCAACCAGGGCTTCTACAACCTGTTCCTCGCGCTGGGCGTGCTCGTCGGCGTGGTGCTCGTGCACACGCCCGCGGCCGTGTCGGGCGTGGCGGCCGTGGTGTTCGGCTGCGCGTGCATGCTGCTGGCCGCGCTGGTGCTGGTGTCGAGCAACCGCAAGTTCCTCAAGGCCAGCGTCGTCCAGGGACTGCTGCCGCTGCTGGCCATCGTGCTCGTGGCCTCCTGA
- a CDS encoding TlpA family protein disulfide reductase has protein sequence MTGRRWREVRRACLPLLVVLLLSGCREAVPPAYVRLSGPAPTLTGVPAGGAQLLVFWAAWCPPCRQEAPGLRALASDPPEGLNVVTFGRDASLEEVSRFFDGRVPPELNLRLDEGAVATQALGAETLPTSILVVDGRLVARFTGPRNWDAPEMRRLLERLMKEQRAPAASAPLR, from the coding sequence ATGACAGGCCGCAGATGGCGCGAGGTGAGGCGGGCCTGCCTTCCCCTGCTCGTAGTGCTCCTGCTGAGCGGCTGTCGGGAAGCGGTGCCTCCTGCCTATGTGCGGTTGTCCGGCCCCGCTCCGACCCTCACGGGCGTTCCGGCGGGTGGGGCCCAGCTCCTCGTGTTCTGGGCGGCGTGGTGCCCTCCCTGCCGTCAGGAGGCCCCGGGGCTGAGGGCCCTGGCGAGCGACCCGCCGGAGGGGCTGAACGTCGTGACGTTCGGCCGGGATGCCTCCCTGGAAGAGGTGTCCCGCTTCTTCGACGGCCGCGTGCCACCGGAGCTCAACCTGCGATTGGACGAGGGGGCCGTGGCCACGCAGGCCCTGGGCGCTGAAACCCTCCCCACCAGCATCCTGGTCGTGGACGGTCGCCTGGTCGCCCGGTTCACGGGCCCCCGGAACTGGGACGCCCCGGAGATGCGGCGCCTGCTGGAGCGATTGATGAAGGAACAGCGGGCTCCCGCCGCTTCGGCCCCGCTGCGTTGA
- a CDS encoding TetR/AcrR family transcriptional regulator gives MARTRAFDETVAVRAALGVFWSRGYEATSLSDLESATGLNRSSLYQAFESKRALFSRAITLYLQEVIAPRLVVFAAGTPGLEQVTAYFESLATTMGTAPPTLTRRGCLLVNTATELAPHDAEAHRAVEDYRALLSGHLTRALEGAARAGVMPRKAVARRVELLVGAVIGVLVTARVDPSAAAKLARAAASEVAGWAE, from the coding sequence GTGGCGCGGACGCGTGCGTTCGATGAGACGGTGGCGGTGCGGGCGGCGCTGGGGGTGTTCTGGTCGCGGGGCTACGAGGCGACGTCGCTTTCGGACCTGGAGTCCGCGACGGGGCTGAACCGCTCCAGCCTGTACCAGGCGTTCGAGAGCAAGCGGGCGTTGTTCTCCCGGGCCATCACGCTGTACCTCCAGGAGGTCATCGCGCCCCGGCTGGTCGTCTTCGCCGCCGGCACGCCGGGCCTGGAGCAGGTGACGGCCTACTTCGAGTCGCTCGCGACGACGATGGGCACCGCGCCGCCGACGCTGACGCGGCGGGGCTGCCTGCTGGTGAATACGGCGACGGAGCTGGCCCCCCACGACGCCGAAGCGCACCGGGCGGTGGAGGACTACCGGGCCCTGTTGAGCGGGCACCTGACGCGGGCGCTGGAGGGCGCCGCCCGGGCGGGCGTGATGCCCCGGAAGGCGGTGGCCCGGCGCGTGGAGCTGCTGGTGGGGGCCGTCATCGGCGTGCTCGTCACGGCGCGGGTGGACCCGTCGGCCGCGGCGAAGCTGGCCCGGGCTGCGGCGAGCGAGGTGGCGGGCTGGGCGGAGTAG
- a CDS encoding efflux RND transporter periplasmic adaptor subunit gives MAARTGLVALALWLAAVGAGCAKEPRSAPAQGAPTTGAGAPPASAQPAQVKLCQHRVPEELCTRCNPEFVEVFKAQGDWCEAHGVPESQCLQCDPKRTFTAQAPQDWCVEHSVPESRCTKCNPALVVKFIEAGDYCREHGFPLSICPIHHPELAKAAGAGTVALPRVRLASAETESDTGLRTQRVERKKLARTLDVVGQLDFNQNRRAQLSTRGEALILETRVDVGDEVKAGQPLLTLASASVGEGQAQLSAATARVVTARAVVERERHLVARGISAQQALEAAEAELAAAQGASDSARAALGAAGAAPSGTGGRHALTAPFAGTVVARNATIGRGAAAGEVLLEVADLSTLWAWLEVPEAEAGSVRPGQKVVLFFEGLRGPPREATLSRVANSVEPRTRTVRVRVELPNPDRSLKAGAFLRARIQVSDEKELLLVPRAAVQRADGKSIVFVKTGAGIFEPVQVELGDAFSDSVEVVKGLASGAEVVTTGAFLLKTEVLKDSIGAGCCEEGDG, from the coding sequence ATGGCTGCCCGCACCGGCCTGGTCGCGCTCGCCCTCTGGCTCGCCGCCGTCGGGGCGGGCTGCGCGAAGGAGCCCCGTTCCGCGCCCGCGCAAGGGGCGCCCACGACCGGTGCGGGCGCCCCTCCGGCCTCGGCGCAGCCTGCCCAGGTGAAGCTGTGCCAGCACCGGGTGCCGGAGGAGCTGTGCACCCGGTGCAATCCAGAGTTCGTGGAGGTCTTCAAGGCGCAGGGCGACTGGTGCGAGGCGCACGGTGTCCCGGAGTCCCAGTGCCTCCAGTGCGACCCGAAGCGCACCTTCACGGCCCAGGCGCCCCAGGACTGGTGCGTGGAGCACTCGGTCCCCGAATCCAGGTGCACCAAGTGCAACCCTGCATTGGTGGTGAAGTTCATCGAGGCGGGGGACTACTGCCGCGAGCACGGCTTCCCCCTGTCCATCTGTCCCATCCACCACCCGGAGCTCGCGAAGGCGGCGGGGGCTGGCACCGTCGCGCTGCCGCGCGTGCGCCTGGCCTCCGCGGAGACGGAGTCCGACACGGGCCTGCGCACGCAGCGGGTCGAGCGCAAGAAGCTGGCGCGCACGCTGGACGTGGTGGGGCAGCTGGACTTCAACCAGAACCGTCGCGCCCAGCTGTCCACTCGGGGCGAAGCGCTCATCCTCGAGACGCGGGTGGACGTTGGCGACGAGGTGAAGGCCGGACAGCCGCTGTTGACGCTCGCCTCCGCGTCGGTGGGGGAGGGGCAGGCCCAGCTGTCCGCGGCGACGGCTCGCGTGGTCACTGCCCGGGCGGTCGTCGAGCGCGAGCGACACCTCGTCGCCAGGGGCATCTCCGCCCAGCAGGCCCTGGAGGCCGCCGAGGCGGAGCTGGCCGCCGCGCAGGGGGCGTCCGACAGCGCCCGGGCCGCCCTGGGCGCGGCGGGCGCGGCGCCTTCAGGCACGGGGGGACGCCATGCCCTGACGGCCCCCTTCGCCGGCACCGTCGTGGCCCGCAACGCCACCATCGGGCGCGGAGCCGCCGCGGGTGAAGTCCTGTTGGAGGTCGCGGACCTGTCCACCCTCTGGGCCTGGCTGGAGGTGCCGGAGGCGGAGGCGGGCTCCGTGCGCCCGGGACAGAAGGTCGTCCTCTTCTTCGAGGGGCTGCGGGGGCCGCCGCGCGAGGCCACGCTCAGCCGCGTCGCGAACTCGGTGGAGCCGCGCACGCGGACGGTGCGCGTGCGCGTGGAGCTGCCCAACCCGGACCGGAGCCTCAAGGCGGGTGCCTTCCTGCGGGCGCGGATCCAGGTGTCCGACGAGAAGGAGCTGCTCCTGGTGCCTCGGGCCGCCGTGCAGCGCGCGGACGGCAAGAGCATCGTCTTCGTCAAGACGGGCGCCGGCATCTTCGAGCCCGTCCAGGTGGAGCTTGGCGATGCCTTCTCCGACTCCGTGGAGGTGGTGAAGGGGCTCGCGTCCGGAGCGGAGGTCGTCACCACGGGGGCCTTCCTCCTCAAGACGGAGGTGTTGAAGGACTCCATCGGGGCGGGCTGCTGCGAAGAGGGGGACGGGTGA